In the genome of Streptomyces aquilus, the window CCGCTCTCGTCGCCTTCTTCGGCATGATGAGCGACGAACAGCGACAGGCGCTGCGCGACGCCGTACGGATCGTCCAAGGACCGGAAACCCCGGAAGCGCCCGCGGCGGATACCGTCGCCGAAACCGGCCGTGAGAACCCCGCCTCGGCGCCGGGCGGCGACGGGCGATAGCGTCCCCACATGTCAGCAGAGAGCTCGTCTCCTCAGAGCCCCGAAGTCACCGCAAAAGCCATCACCGTCCGGCGGGCCCGCACCAGCGATGTGCCGGCGGTGCGCAGTCTCCTCGACGAGTACGTACAGCGACGCATCCTGCTCGACAAAGCGACGGTGACGCTTTACGAGGACATCCAGGAGTTCTGGGTCGCCGAACGGGACGACAACGGCGAGGTCGTCGGCTGCGGCGCACTGCACGTGATGTGGGAAGACCTTGCCGAAGTCCGTACTCTCGCGGTGAAGCGCGGCCTGAAGGGTGCCGGTGTCGGGCATCAGTTGCTGGAGAAGTTGCTGCACACTGCGCGCTGGCTCGGTGTTCGCCGGGTTTTCTGTCTGACCTTCGAAGTGGACTTCTTCGGCAAGCACGGCTTCGTCGAGATCGGTGAGACGCCCGTCGACACCGATGTCTACGCGGAGCTCTTGCGTTCCTATGACGAGGGTGTCGCGGAGTTCCTGGGGCTCGAACGAGTGAAACCGAACACCTTGGGCAACAGCCGGATGCTTCTGCATCTGTGATCAAGGCGTATTCGGCCGGGCACGATGCCCAGGTTCCCTATGTCCGAAACGCGCATGTTTCCGGACCGGGGTCGGCCGGTCTGTCTCTCCCAGGGGTTTGTGTTTTTCCAGCAAAAGCGGTTTGCTTTCCGACGTACTGCAGTACTGCATATAACAGGGGTGGCGAAACGGCGGACGCCGCAGACCCTGGTCCTGAAGTTATCGATGAAAGGAAATCCGGTGGCACAGAAGGTTCAGGTCCTTCTTGTCGACGACCTCGACGGCGGCGAGGCGGACGAGACCGTGACGTTCGCGCTGGACGGCAAGACGTACGAGATCGATCTCACGACTGCCAATGCGGACAAGCTCCGTGGCCTTCTCGAGCCTTACGTGAAGGGCGGTCGTCGTACCGGAGGCCGTGCTGCGGGCGGTCGCGGAAAGGCGCGCGCCGCTTCCGGCGGCGGCAGCCAGGACACCGCGCTGATCCGCGCGTGGGCGAAGGAGAACGGCCACGACGTCAACGACCGCGGTCGTGTTCCCGCGGCTATTCGCGAGGCGTACGAGAAGGCCAACGCCTGAGCGCGACGCTCAGGAAAAGGCAGGTGGCTGAGCGCACGCGCGCAGCCGCAGACGGTGGCACTGCGTGGCCACCGTGTCCAGCACTCTTACGAGATCGGGGGCGCCCCCACCGCCCCCCAGTGCCGACAGCGTCGGCAGCGAGGCTTCGACCTC includes:
- a CDS encoding amino-acid N-acetyltransferase, with the protein product MSAESSSPQSPEVTAKAITVRRARTSDVPAVRSLLDEYVQRRILLDKATVTLYEDIQEFWVAERDDNGEVVGCGALHVMWEDLAEVRTLAVKRGLKGAGVGHQLLEKLLHTARWLGVRRVFCLTFEVDFFGKHGFVEIGETPVDTDVYAELLRSYDEGVAEFLGLERVKPNTLGNSRMLLHL
- a CDS encoding histone-like nucleoid-structuring protein Lsr2 is translated as MAQKVQVLLVDDLDGGEADETVTFALDGKTYEIDLTTANADKLRGLLEPYVKGGRRTGGRAAGGRGKARAASGGGSQDTALIRAWAKENGHDVNDRGRVPAAIREAYEKANA